The following coding sequences are from one Verrucomicrobiota bacterium window:
- a CDS encoding HU family DNA-binding protein, translated as MGKALTKSAIADTLAKKLEISKKLAVQALDEIAALAYKEAKNQFTLPGLGKLVLVQRKARMGRNPATGATIKIPAKKVLKFRVAKAAKDAILK; from the coding sequence ATGGGAAAAGCCCTTACTAAATCCGCAATCGCTGACACACTCGCCAAGAAGCTCGAAATCAGCAAGAAACTCGCTGTTCAAGCTCTCGACGAAATCGCAGCATTGGCCTACAAAGAAGCTAAAAACCAATTCACATTGCCAGGACTTGGCAAGCTCGTTTTGGTGCAGCGCAAAGCACGCATGGGTCGTAACCCTGCCACAGGCGCTACAATCAAAATTCCAGCCAAAAAGGTTTTGAAATTTCGTGTAGCCAAAGCGGCTAAAGACGCA
- a CDS encoding response regulator, translated as MTSAIHSTHKGSLLVIDDDPGIIESLALHWKHKEIPYNIIFSETVEDALRVLATQQVDVVLTDQQLPDATGLFLMTEINRRHPLIKVILMTARPSEETRLKALALGAVEFIAKPFDLNTLDSLLLNIRSIKHVGFSGIIYQLSLADMVQLKCSTLARVKIILKNGPHEGILYFDKGSFIHSKLGGLEGEEAFYQMFSWQRGQFEEHPYLDNPVKNIKRNWEGLLLEAAQKKDEILISSDQDFDSLPPQDTTPEPLQGDDAWNETKNPPDENAVINLSTFPDVKGSLISSRSGTLLTASLDENPNQAGALASFLVQQGECLARILREETTQEVFIETVLEKRFIFPRGQNLVAIHLAPETASWPMRETFKQSIKSSDS; from the coding sequence GTGACCTCTGCAATTCACTCCACGCACAAAGGATCGTTACTGGTTATTGACGATGATCCGGGTATTATCGAGTCACTTGCTCTCCATTGGAAACACAAGGAAATCCCTTATAATATTATCTTTTCTGAAACAGTCGAAGATGCCCTCCGTGTTCTGGCCACACAACAAGTCGATGTCGTTCTCACTGACCAACAGCTCCCCGATGCCACTGGATTATTCCTCATGACAGAGATCAACCGCAGGCATCCTCTGATTAAAGTCATCTTGATGACGGCGAGGCCTTCAGAAGAAACACGTTTAAAAGCATTAGCCCTCGGCGCTGTGGAATTCATTGCAAAACCCTTTGACCTTAATACACTGGACTCCCTCCTGCTGAATATCCGTTCTATTAAACACGTGGGATTTTCAGGGATCATCTACCAGCTTTCCTTGGCGGATATGGTTCAGTTAAAATGCTCAACGTTAGCACGGGTGAAAATCATCCTCAAAAATGGGCCCCATGAAGGAATCCTTTATTTTGACAAGGGCAGCTTCATTCACTCAAAACTCGGAGGACTAGAGGGGGAAGAAGCATTTTACCAGATGTTCAGCTGGCAGCGAGGGCAGTTTGAAGAACATCCCTACCTCGATAATCCTGTAAAGAATATCAAACGTAACTGGGAAGGCCTCCTCTTGGAAGCAGCCCAGAAAAAAGATGAAATCCTCATCTCCAGCGATCAGGATTTTGATTCGCTGCCCCCCCAAGACACCACTCCCGAGCCTCTCCAAGGTGATGACGCGTGGAATGAAACAAAAAATCCACCGGACGAGAACGCGGTGATAAACCTTTCCACGTTTCCGGACGTTAAAGGATCATTAATATCCTCCCGCTCAGGCACACTCTTAACGGCCAGCCTCGATGAGAATCCGAATCAGGCGGGGGCGCTGGCCTCTTTTCTGGTCCAACAAGGCGAGTGCTTGGCCCGTATCCTCCGCGAGGAGACCACACAAGAAGTATTTATCGAGACGGTCCTAGAAAAGAGGTTTATTTTCCCCCGAGGTCAAAATCTGGTAGCCATTCACTTAGCCCCTGAAACCGCTTCATGGCCTATGCGTGAAACATTCAAACAATCAATCAAAAGCTCTGACTCATGA